One genomic region from Thermoleptolyngbya sichuanensis A183 encodes:
- the hflX gene encoding GTPase HflX, protein METIFGNLQGLKPSQIKQLQRLYHQRLPGDRLTTPEFAQRLAAVSTEIGQPVCAYINRRGQVIRVGVGTLRQTQIPPQELPRYGAERLSGIRCVATKFKPEPPSSAALTAMALQRLDALVLLVMTGEGFERRGGGATGYIREAYLAHLIPHPEANWTVSQPLSLDRVSQQDFLELTEGLESEFRREFVAQQVEVDHDRALLVGVMTDNLSAQQFQAGLEELARLVETVGGDVVQVLSQKRAHPHPQTVVGEGKVQEIALAAQTVGANLIVFDRDLSPAQVRNLEAQIGVRVVDRTEVILDIFAQRAQTGAGKLQVELAQLEYTMPRLTGRGRDMSRLGGGIGTRGPGETKLETERRAIQRRIARLQQEVNQLQAHRARLRQRRQHRDVPSVAVVGYTNAGKSTLLNALTNAEVYTADQLFATLDPTSRRLVVTDAETQEPVELVLTDTVGFIHDLPPSLVDAFRATLEEVTEADALLHLVDLSHPAWQSQIRSVMKILSEMPITPGPALLVFNKIDQVDGDTLALAQSEFPQALFISAGDRLGLGTLRQRLLQLVHYAVSMNAEMGELPASDSPAQQSRRSYDFP, encoded by the coding sequence ATCGAAACGATTTTTGGCAACTTGCAGGGACTCAAGCCCAGCCAGATCAAGCAATTGCAGCGGCTCTATCACCAGCGACTTCCGGGCGATCGCCTGACGACCCCCGAATTTGCCCAACGCCTCGCGGCCGTTAGCACTGAGATTGGTCAGCCCGTTTGCGCCTATATTAATCGCCGGGGACAGGTGATTCGCGTGGGAGTGGGCACTCTGCGACAAACTCAAATTCCGCCACAAGAGCTCCCGCGATATGGCGCAGAGCGTCTCAGCGGCATCCGCTGTGTGGCCACCAAATTCAAACCGGAACCCCCCAGCAGCGCGGCCCTCACCGCAATGGCGCTACAACGGCTAGATGCACTGGTGCTGCTGGTGATGACGGGCGAAGGCTTCGAGCGACGCGGCGGCGGCGCAACGGGCTATATCCGCGAAGCCTATCTGGCCCACCTGATTCCCCATCCTGAGGCCAACTGGACCGTTTCGCAGCCTCTCAGCCTCGATCGGGTCAGCCAGCAAGACTTTCTGGAGCTAACGGAAGGGCTGGAGTCAGAATTTCGCCGCGAGTTTGTGGCGCAGCAGGTCGAAGTCGATCACGATCGCGCGTTGCTGGTAGGCGTAATGACCGACAACCTTTCGGCTCAGCAGTTTCAGGCAGGGCTGGAGGAACTGGCGCGGCTGGTAGAAACGGTAGGCGGCGACGTGGTGCAAGTCCTCTCGCAAAAGCGGGCCCACCCCCATCCCCAAACCGTCGTAGGGGAAGGAAAAGTCCAGGAAATTGCCCTAGCCGCCCAGACCGTCGGCGCAAACCTGATCGTGTTTGATCGGGATTTGTCGCCTGCCCAGGTGCGGAACCTGGAGGCGCAGATCGGCGTGCGGGTGGTAGATCGCACGGAAGTAATCCTCGATATCTTTGCCCAACGGGCCCAGACGGGGGCTGGCAAGCTCCAGGTGGAACTGGCGCAGTTGGAATACACCATGCCCCGGCTAACTGGGCGAGGGCGCGATATGTCTCGACTGGGGGGCGGCATCGGCACGCGAGGCCCAGGAGAAACCAAGCTAGAAACCGAGCGACGCGCGATTCAGCGGCGGATTGCCCGACTGCAACAGGAAGTCAACCAGCTCCAGGCGCATCGGGCCCGATTGCGACAGCGCCGACAGCATCGAGACGTGCCTTCGGTGGCGGTGGTGGGCTATACCAACGCGGGCAAATCTACCCTGCTGAACGCGCTAACCAATGCGGAGGTCTATACCGCCGACCAGCTCTTTGCCACGCTCGACCCCACGAGCCGCCGCCTGGTGGTGACGGATGCCGAAACCCAGGAACCTGTGGAACTGGTGCTGACAGACACCGTGGGCTTTATCCACGACCTGCCGCCATCGCTGGTGGATGCCTTTCGGGCGACGCTAGAAGAGGTGACTGAAGCAGACGCACTGCTGCACTTGGTGGATTTGTCTCATCCGGCTTGGCAAAGCCAAATCCGCTCGGTGATGAAGATTTTGAGCGAAATGCCGATTACGCCGGGGCCGGCGCTGCTGGTGTTTAACAAGATTGACCAAGTAGACGGCGACACGCTGGCGCTGGCTCAGTCGGAGTTTCCGCAGGCGTTGTTTATTTCGGCGGGCGATCGCCTCGGTTTGGGCACCCTCCGACAGCGCTTGCTGCAACTGGTTCATTACGCCGTGTCGATGAACGCAGAAATGGGCGAGCTTCCCGCATCGGATTCTCCTGCCCAGCAGTCTCGCCGCTCTTATGATTTCCCCTAG
- the galE gene encoding UDP-glucose 4-epimerase GalE, whose protein sequence is MGSTNQPTILVTGGAGYIGSHAVLSLQQAGYEVLVLDNLVYGHRELVEDVLKAELIVGEIGDRLLLDQIFASRTIDAVMHFAAYAYVGESVKEPAKYYRNNVVGTLTLLEAMHAAGINKLVFSSTCATYGIPSVVPIPEDYPQNPINPYGATKLMIERVLKDFGVAYGLQSVIFRYFNAAGADPDGRLGEDHNPETHLIPLVLQTALGLRDAIQVFGTDYPTPDGTCIRDYIHVTDLASAHVLGLEYLLNGGGSNIFNLGNGSGFSVKEVIEAARQITGRDIPVKACDRRPGDPPALIGSADRARQILGWQPQYNRIDDIISHAWAWHLKRHGSTLVAS, encoded by the coding sequence ATGGGTTCAACCAATCAACCGACGATTTTGGTGACGGGGGGTGCGGGGTATATCGGCTCCCATGCGGTGCTATCGCTCCAGCAAGCGGGATACGAGGTTCTGGTTCTGGATAATCTGGTGTATGGGCATCGGGAGCTAGTCGAAGACGTTCTGAAAGCGGAACTAATTGTCGGAGAGATTGGCGATCGCCTCCTGCTCGACCAAATCTTTGCCAGCCGCACCATCGACGCAGTTATGCACTTTGCCGCCTATGCCTATGTGGGCGAATCAGTCAAAGAACCCGCGAAGTATTATCGCAACAACGTAGTCGGCACGCTGACGCTGCTAGAAGCAATGCACGCTGCCGGGATCAACAAGCTGGTGTTTTCTTCCACCTGCGCCACCTACGGCATTCCCAGCGTCGTGCCCATCCCCGAAGACTATCCCCAGAACCCCATCAACCCCTACGGCGCAACCAAGCTGATGATTGAACGGGTGCTGAAGGACTTTGGCGTAGCCTATGGCCTGCAATCGGTGATTTTCCGCTATTTCAACGCGGCGGGAGCCGATCCAGACGGACGGCTCGGCGAAGATCACAACCCCGAAACCCACCTAATTCCCCTGGTGCTGCAAACGGCGCTGGGGCTGCGCGATGCCATTCAGGTCTTCGGCACGGACTATCCCACCCCCGACGGCACCTGCATCCGCGACTATATCCATGTGACCGATCTGGCTTCGGCCCATGTGCTGGGGCTGGAATACCTGCTCAACGGCGGCGGCAGCAACATTTTTAATCTGGGGAATGGCAGCGGCTTCTCGGTGAAGGAAGTTATCGAGGCGGCGCGTCAGATTACGGGACGGGACATTCCGGTGAAGGCGTGCGATCGCCGCCCTGGAGATCCCCCCGCTCTCATCGGCAGCGCCGACCGGGCCCGGCAAATTCTAGGCTGGCAGCCGCAGTATAACCGCATTGACGATATCATTTCCCACGCCTGGGCCTGGCACCTAAAGCGGCATGGCAGCACCCTGGTTGCCTCATAG
- a CDS encoding CHAT domain-containing protein produces the protein MTLPSIDSCHSQSRSRSWLLLFTSLIGGLSLLAALVGQSAQAQAPNLPQTLEAATRQDEADRLLREGVQAYSASQFAVALDRWQAALAIYQELGDRPGRTVALTNIGEAHRSLGQYAEAIAAFTQALPIAQETGDRRRQGLILGNLGVTYYATGDYTLALENLQQAQAIAQDVGDREGIATALLNQAVVYRALGQPEEADRRVQQARTAGGEGEVASQPAGETMTRLERELRIAQEQGDRQGEAAIQGAIGVLWLNQRQYDRAIAAMQSQLDIAREIGDRSLEATALNNLGLVHVELQQYPQAMDMLQDSLLVKQEIGDREGEARTLANLGRLFLEQDQPAMAIVFLKQAVNLWEALRAGLQQTNPDIQQTYTDRVASTYRLLADLLLRQDRVLEAQQVLDLLKVQELDDYLRDVRGNEQTGRGIALSEEERNMLNLYDRAIAQGRELVRLRAIAPDRRTPAQQQRLAVLVAAEQNLARTFDDFLNRPEVAAALDQLSRTTRRQNIDPVQFTALQNNLRNLNQNAVLLYPLVLDDRLELILVTPFSPPIRRTVNVPRTQLNQAVLELRQSLTDIRVNPRPSAQRLYNWLVRPLEADLAQANTQTIVYAPDGQLRYIPLAALHDGTQWLAQRYRVNYITAASLTEFDRRPQRDLRVLAGAFVQGEVSVRVGTRELRFPGLPFAGIEVENIAAQIPNTQKLIDAQFSPQATVPRMNDYTVVHLATHAQFVAGSPEETFIVFGNGDRVTLQDASRWSLPNVELIVLSACQTAVSGESNGEEILGFGFQMQRTGARAAIASLWRVNDEGTEALMTQFYRLLNQKTISKAEALQQAQISLIQDNQPPFFWAPFILIGNGL, from the coding sequence ATGACGCTTCCGTCAATCGATTCCTGCCATTCCCAGTCCAGATCTCGATCTTGGCTGCTGCTGTTCACCAGTCTAATCGGCGGTCTGAGTTTGCTAGCTGCGCTGGTGGGGCAGAGCGCTCAGGCTCAAGCCCCAAACCTGCCGCAGACGCTAGAAGCGGCAACCCGTCAGGATGAGGCCGATCGCCTGCTGCGAGAGGGCGTACAGGCCTATAGCGCCAGTCAGTTTGCCGTTGCGCTAGACAGATGGCAGGCGGCGCTGGCGATTTATCAGGAGTTGGGCGATCGCCCCGGCCGCACGGTTGCGCTAACCAACATTGGCGAAGCCCATCGCAGCCTGGGGCAATATGCCGAAGCCATTGCGGCCTTTACCCAGGCGCTCCCGATTGCCCAGGAAACGGGCGATCGCCGTCGGCAAGGGCTGATTTTGGGCAATTTGGGCGTGACCTACTATGCCACGGGCGACTATACTCTGGCCCTGGAAAATTTGCAGCAGGCGCAAGCCATTGCTCAGGACGTGGGCGATCGCGAGGGCATCGCCACAGCGCTGCTTAATCAGGCGGTCGTCTATCGGGCGCTAGGCCAGCCAGAGGAGGCCGATCGCCGCGTGCAACAAGCTCGGACGGCTGGCGGCGAGGGAGAGGTGGCTTCGCAGCCCGCTGGGGAGACGATGACTCGACTGGAGCGAGAACTGCGAATTGCCCAGGAACAGGGCGATCGCCAGGGCGAGGCTGCCATTCAGGGAGCCATCGGAGTGCTGTGGCTCAACCAGCGCCAGTATGACCGGGCGATCGCCGCCATGCAAAGCCAGTTGGACATTGCCCGCGAGATTGGCGATCGCTCCCTCGAAGCCACTGCGCTCAACAACCTGGGACTGGTGCATGTCGAGCTTCAGCAATATCCCCAGGCGATGGATATGCTGCAAGACTCGCTGCTGGTGAAGCAGGAAATTGGCGATCGCGAGGGCGAAGCCCGCACCCTGGCAAACCTGGGGCGGCTCTTTTTGGAGCAAGACCAGCCCGCGATGGCGATCGTGTTCCTAAAGCAGGCGGTGAACCTGTGGGAAGCGCTGCGGGCCGGGCTGCAACAGACCAACCCCGACATTCAGCAGACCTACACCGACCGGGTAGCCAGCACCTATCGCCTGCTCGCAGATCTGCTGCTGCGCCAGGATCGGGTGCTGGAGGCGCAGCAGGTCTTGGATTTGCTCAAGGTGCAGGAACTAGACGACTATCTGCGCGACGTGCGCGGCAACGAGCAGACGGGACGCGGCATTGCCCTCTCTGAGGAAGAGCGAAACATGCTCAACCTCTACGATCGGGCGATCGCCCAGGGACGGGAACTGGTCAGGCTGCGGGCGATCGCCCCCGACCGCCGCACCCCCGCCCAGCAGCAGCGCCTCGCCGTGCTGGTCGCCGCCGAGCAAAACCTGGCCCGCACCTTCGATGATTTCCTCAATCGCCCAGAGGTGGCCGCCGCTCTAGATCAGCTCAGCCGCACCACGCGCCGCCAAAACATTGACCCGGTGCAGTTCACCGCGCTGCAAAACAATCTGCGAAACCTGAATCAAAACGCCGTCCTGCTCTATCCGCTGGTGCTAGACGATCGGCTAGAGCTAATTTTGGTTACGCCCTTTTCGCCGCCCATCCGCCGCACGGTGAACGTCCCGCGCACCCAGCTCAATCAGGCAGTTTTGGAACTGCGGCAATCCCTGACCGACATTCGGGTCAACCCCAGACCCAGCGCCCAGCGACTTTACAACTGGCTGGTGCGGCCGCTCGAAGCAGACCTGGCCCAAGCCAACACCCAAACCATTGTCTATGCCCCAGACGGGCAACTGCGCTACATTCCGCTGGCGGCGCTGCACGACGGCACGCAATGGCTGGCCCAGCGCTACCGGGTTAACTACATTACCGCCGCCTCCCTCACAGAGTTTGATCGACGACCCCAGCGCGACTTGCGGGTGCTGGCAGGGGCGTTTGTGCAGGGTGAAGTTAGCGTGCGAGTGGGGACGCGAGAACTGCGGTTTCCGGGGCTGCCGTTTGCAGGCATCGAGGTAGAGAATATTGCAGCCCAGATTCCCAACACGCAAAAGCTGATTGATGCCCAGTTTAGCCCCCAGGCAACCGTGCCCCGCATGAATGACTATACGGTAGTTCACCTGGCGACCCACGCGCAGTTTGTGGCGGGTTCGCCGGAGGAAACGTTTATTGTGTTTGGGAATGGCGATCGCGTCACGCTTCAAGATGCGTCGCGCTGGTCATTGCCCAATGTGGAACTAATCGTGCTGAGCGCCTGCCAGACCGCCGTGAGCGGCGAGAGCAATGGCGAAGAAATTCTGGGATTTGGCTTCCAGATGCAGCGCACCGGGGCCAGAGCGGCGATCGCCTCGCTGTGGCGGGTCAACGACGAAGGCACCGAGGCGCTGATGACCCAGTTTTACCGACTGCTGAATCAGAAAACCATCTCCAAAGCAGAAGCCCTCCAGCAGGCCCAGATCAGTCTCATTCAAGACAACCAGCCGCCGTTTTTCTGGGCCCCGTTTATCCTGATCGGCAATGGACTTTGA
- a CDS encoding type I restriction enzyme HsdR N-terminal domain-containing protein, which yields MAKVIAVTDAVKSLSEVEARFGLRRVEDEQFFTEWQQDLPELNDAERARLQVLRQRLLYHRAEGDLLGGSVMLLVASPLLEQTGFYDPPFRMQAETGVEVTVIDGEEILRGRIDVLIMQRQFWALVLESKKTTISTRSALPQALAYMMATPESDQPQYGMLTNGDDVLFIKLVLRPEKQYSLSRVFSLYTLT from the coding sequence ATGGCAAAAGTCATTGCAGTCACCGACGCGGTTAAAAGCTTATCTGAAGTGGAAGCTCGGTTTGGATTACGCCGGGTGGAAGATGAGCAATTTTTTACCGAATGGCAGCAGGATTTGCCGGAGTTGAATGATGCTGAACGGGCAAGGCTGCAAGTTTTGCGTCAACGGTTACTTTATCATCGGGCTGAAGGGGATTTGCTGGGAGGCTCGGTGATGCTGCTGGTGGCTTCGCCTCTTCTGGAGCAGACCGGATTCTACGACCCGCCCTTTCGGATGCAGGCAGAGACAGGCGTGGAAGTGACGGTTATAGATGGCGAAGAAATTTTGCGGGGGCGCATTGATGTTTTGATTATGCAGCGGCAGTTTTGGGCGCTGGTCTTGGAATCGAAGAAAACGACAATCTCAACGCGATCGGCCTTGCCCCAGGCATTAGCCTACATGATGGCAACCCCTGAGTCAGACCAGCCCCAGTACGGAATGTTGACCAATGGGGATGATGTGCTGTTTATCAAGCTAGTGCTGCGACCAGAAAAACAGTACAGTTTGTCGCGGGTCTTTTCGCTCTATACGCTCACTTAA
- a CDS encoding FAD-dependent oxidoreductase, translating to MLTAPLRQHNGIFEDRAFTRPTPNSELSCAILVVGGSTAAYTAALVAARANLSVCLVQPTQILGGQFTVQALPASDDGDLLKERAGAFHRAGEEFAISPLQRWFRDRQRQLQPVQGEVLQNPGGGWVSPICTSPVVSAIALNEAIAPCLERGTLRFIPFAEPVEVRFVTPPGGRRRVTGVVFQDLQRGHRFTISAQITIEATDLGDLLEVGNIPSRVGQETREETGEQALPKHPLPECQQSFTYGAVIELAEPGKGKPIGAPPGYNVAPWLLAADFEADFWTKSGGQWEPQPRPFLHPFGIFRYRRLIRVSTQEKLVKPGDVSVLNWGQHQHGEGGPMLCGNDYRVGELVGVSREERKLHLKQGRDRARAYVHYLQQRGIPLKPRGDLTWTADGIALEPYIREARRGIALTPILHEDVAKAFFPNQARARCFADSVGIGQYHYLDLHGNDRQGHASLPGDKVIALPFTLPVGSLVPLDTDGLVLSSKSLGTTHITNAAYRMHPVEWAIGEASGYLAALAVWAGVQPRAIALQEPLLRKLQGLITRNGIPIFWFDDVSHSDPDFEPIQVMATAGIVRSETTTDLHFRPENTVTRAVVSTAMVKLLNLSPTTPHQPTFSDVPKNHWAHPYIEALAAAGLIAGVGRGRFAPESPITREQLSFLVKKAAPDAYDRAFARTPIDRQSLRRRELSRVLYEVMKVVLKN from the coding sequence ATGCTCACCGCCCCCCTGCGCCAGCACAACGGCATTTTTGAAGACCGCGCCTTTACCCGCCCAACGCCAAACAGCGAACTTTCCTGCGCCATTCTCGTGGTGGGGGGATCGACGGCGGCCTATACGGCGGCGCTGGTGGCGGCGCGGGCCAATCTGTCGGTGTGCCTGGTGCAGCCGACGCAAATCTTGGGGGGACAGTTCACCGTGCAGGCGCTGCCCGCGTCGGACGATGGCGATTTGCTCAAAGAGCGGGCGGGCGCATTTCATCGGGCAGGGGAAGAATTTGCGATTTCGCCGTTGCAGCGCTGGTTTCGCGATCGCCAGCGACAGCTCCAACCCGTGCAGGGGGAGGTGCTGCAAAACCCCGGCGGCGGCTGGGTCAGCCCGATTTGCACCAGTCCCGTCGTATCCGCCATAGCCCTAAACGAGGCGATCGCCCCCTGCTTGGAACGGGGTACCCTCCGCTTCATTCCCTTTGCAGAACCCGTCGAGGTGCGGTTTGTCACTCCCCCCGGCGGGCGGCGGCGCGTCACGGGGGTTGTGTTTCAAGACCTCCAGCGGGGGCATCGCTTCACGATTTCGGCGCAGATCACCATTGAGGCAACCGATTTGGGGGATTTGCTGGAAGTCGGCAATATTCCCTCCCGCGTGGGGCAGGAAACCCGCGAAGAAACCGGCGAACAGGCGCTTCCCAAACATCCCCTGCCGGAATGTCAGCAGTCCTTTACCTACGGCGCGGTGATCGAACTGGCGGAACCGGGCAAAGGCAAACCCATTGGCGCACCGCCAGGATACAACGTCGCCCCCTGGCTGCTGGCGGCAGATTTTGAAGCCGATTTTTGGACGAAATCTGGCGGTCAGTGGGAGCCACAGCCGCGCCCCTTTTTGCATCCCTTTGGGATTTTCCGCTATCGCCGCCTGATTCGCGTGTCTACCCAAGAGAAGCTGGTAAAGCCGGGGGACGTGTCGGTGCTGAACTGGGGCCAGCATCAGCACGGCGAGGGCGGGCCCATGCTCTGCGGCAACGACTATCGCGTGGGGGAACTGGTCGGCGTGAGTCGGGAGGAACGCAAGCTGCATCTAAAACAAGGGCGCGATCGCGCTCGGGCCTACGTCCACTATTTGCAGCAGCGGGGCATTCCGCTAAAACCCCGGGGCGACCTCACCTGGACCGCCGACGGCATCGCCCTGGAACCCTACATCCGCGAGGCGCGGCGCGGTATCGCCCTCACCCCCATCCTCCACGAAGACGTGGCCAAGGCCTTTTTCCCCAACCAGGCGCGGGCCCGCTGCTTTGCCGACAGCGTGGGCATTGGGCAATATCACTATCTCGACCTGCACGGCAACGATCGCCAGGGCCACGCCAGCCTGCCCGGAGACAAGGTAATTGCGCTGCCCTTTACGCTGCCCGTGGGGTCGCTTGTTCCCCTGGACACCGACGGGCTGGTGCTGTCCTCCAAAAGCCTCGGCACGACCCACATCACCAACGCCGCCTACCGAATGCATCCGGTGGAATGGGCGATCGGGGAAGCCAGCGGCTATCTGGCGGCGCTGGCCGTGTGGGCGGGAGTGCAGCCGAGGGCGATCGCCCTGCAAGAACCCCTCCTCCGCAAGCTGCAAGGGCTGATCACCCGCAACGGCATTCCTATCTTCTGGTTTGACGATGTATCCCACAGCGACCCCGACTTCGAGCCGATCCAGGTGATGGCGACCGCAGGCATCGTCCGCAGCGAAACCACCACCGATCTGCATTTCCGCCCCGAAAACACCGTCACCCGCGCCGTCGTTTCTACCGCAATGGTGAAGCTGCTCAACCTGTCGCCCACCACGCCCCACCAGCCCACCTTTTCCGACGTGCCCAAAAACCACTGGGCCCATCCCTATATCGAGGCGCTGGCCGCAGCCGGACTGATCGCCGGAGTCGGCCGCGGCCGCTTTGCGCCAGAGTCGCCCATCACCCGCGAGCAGTTGTCCTTCTTGGTGAAAAAAGCCGCACCCGATGCCTATGACCGGGCCTTTGCCCGCACGCCCATCGACCGCCAATCCCTGCGCCGCCGGGAACTGTCGCGGGTGCTGTATGAAGTGATGAAAGTCGTGTTGAAGAATTAG
- a CDS encoding tetratricopeptide repeat protein, with protein MARLTPAECGQRLSEAALPEAERAGLLCRLGWWQLRDGQIEAAIAQFDQALLLWPDLVAAYHGRGRALDGLGRFKEALANFDQAIKLAAKPRARLWRDRGCTLRSLGRYGEALASFGNALEQQPQDALSMSAKGSLLAVLRRQKQAAMQLCDRALQLDPNLPEAWNSKGVVHSVAGQYAEAQQCYERAIALDSRLDRAWSNRGIAMLRQDRVLEAIANFEQALSLAPHRQEAWKAAAWAHHGRALMRLGRYERAIASCEEALRLQPGYAPAALNRLLSLGMAGQLWMHLRRGETRWPLLHNVGAVLNAAKLRLLIVTAAVLLLALGQGPAAELLRQGVSVLLSLGVLGLIVADLWRHRSRLGFVWQTYFGTHWLTYGRALGIVVATLVTYSIADAIAPPILRLGWSDLVFGRPGNVMFQPFNLIKDAAPAPSPVPDLPTPPMPGLEPPPVPEAVSHFNWATLLILLFWLALLLGIPFWARLEERLFRRGANTWRQIGVRSTWFGLAHLLAGIPLIGGIVLILPGFLFACRYKYVRDRHLRQTGNAFQSEEAGVQASTADHAAYNAILITLAAAVMIFL; from the coding sequence TTGGCTCGGTTAACGCCAGCGGAGTGTGGGCAGCGGCTGAGTGAGGCGGCGTTGCCAGAGGCAGAGCGGGCAGGGCTGCTGTGTCGGCTGGGCTGGTGGCAGTTGCGAGATGGGCAGATCGAAGCGGCGATCGCCCAGTTTGACCAGGCGTTGCTGCTGTGGCCAGACTTGGTGGCGGCCTATCACGGGCGGGGGCGGGCGCTGGATGGGCTGGGGCGATTTAAGGAGGCGCTGGCAAATTTTGACCAAGCGATCAAGCTGGCGGCCAAACCGAGGGCAAGGCTGTGGCGCGATCGCGGCTGTACGCTCCGCAGTCTGGGGCGCTATGGCGAGGCGCTGGCCAGCTTTGGCAACGCATTGGAACAACAGCCCCAGGATGCCCTATCGATGAGCGCGAAGGGGTCTTTGCTGGCGGTGCTGCGGCGACAAAAGCAAGCGGCGATGCAGCTTTGCGATCGTGCCTTGCAGCTTGACCCAAACCTGCCAGAAGCGTGGAACAGTAAGGGTGTGGTGCATTCGGTGGCGGGGCAATATGCCGAGGCGCAGCAGTGCTATGAGCGGGCGATCGCCCTCGACAGCAGGCTAGACCGGGCCTGGAGCAACCGGGGGATTGCGATGCTGCGGCAAGATCGGGTGCTGGAGGCGATCGCCAATTTTGAGCAGGCCCTCTCGCTGGCTCCGCATCGGCAGGAGGCGTGGAAAGCGGCTGCTTGGGCGCATCACGGGCGGGCGCTGATGCGGCTGGGGCGCTATGAGCGGGCGATCGCCAGTTGCGAAGAGGCACTGCGGCTGCAACCGGGCTATGCTCCGGCGGCGCTGAATCGGCTGCTGAGCCTGGGCATGGCGGGGCAGTTGTGGATGCACCTGCGGCGGGGGGAAACGCGCTGGCCCCTGCTGCACAATGTGGGCGCAGTGCTGAATGCGGCCAAGCTGCGGCTGCTGATTGTGACGGCGGCGGTGCTGCTGCTGGCGCTGGGGCAGGGGCCGGCGGCGGAGTTGCTGCGGCAGGGGGTGTCGGTGCTGCTATCGCTGGGCGTGCTGGGGCTGATTGTGGCCGATCTGTGGCGGCATCGGTCGCGGCTGGGCTTCGTCTGGCAGACCTACTTTGGCACCCACTGGCTGACCTATGGGCGGGCGCTGGGCATCGTCGTGGCAACGCTGGTGACCTATTCGATTGCCGATGCGATCGCCCCGCCGATTTTGCGTCTGGGCTGGTCGGATCTGGTGTTTGGGCGACCCGGCAACGTCATGTTTCAGCCGTTTAACCTGATCAAAGATGCCGCCCCTGCGCCATCCCCTGTGCCAGACCTCCCTACCCCGCCGATGCCAGGATTGGAGCCGCCGCCTGTGCCAGAAGCAGTATCCCATTTCAACTGGGCGACGCTGCTGATTCTGCTGTTTTGGCTGGCGCTGCTGCTGGGCATTCCCTTTTGGGCGCGGCTGGAGGAGCGGCTGTTTCGGCGCGGGGCCAACACCTGGCGGCAAATCGGCGTGCGTTCCACCTGGTTTGGGCTGGCGCACCTGCTGGCGGGAATCCCCCTAATCGGCGGGATCGTGCTGATTTTGCCGGGGTTCCTGTTTGCCTGCCGCTATAAGTATGTGCGCGATCGCCATTTGCGGCAAACGGGCAACGCCTTCCAGTCCGAAGAAGCAGGCGTGCAAGCCAGCACCGCCGACCACGCCGCCTACAACGCCATCCTGATCACGCTAGCCGCCGCCGTAATGATTTTTCTTTAG
- a CDS encoding FkbM family methyltransferase, protein MSQVTSQTFPVQQLVANKKDRVISLLALGVPINAVVDVGVQRGTPELMEPLRERHHHLFEPVSLWYGDIEKNYSAISNTLYPIALSDEIGSAWLIQTALLKDGVATHARISEVPVIPDGQEIVSCEEIKVDRLDSYSDLLEKDYLLKVDVDGKDLEVLKGASGCISNASVVIVEAHWAALTARGKILEEYGFELIDIVDRVMYGQVLWQCDLVYLRSDLMNEKLRPPMFDPAHWHPLP, encoded by the coding sequence GTGTCTCAAGTAACCTCTCAAACATTTCCTGTTCAGCAGCTAGTCGCTAACAAGAAAGATAGGGTGATTTCGCTGCTTGCGTTAGGCGTTCCTATCAATGCAGTGGTTGATGTGGGTGTTCAAAGAGGTACTCCAGAATTGATGGAGCCACTTCGGGAAAGACATCACCATCTATTTGAGCCTGTTTCCTTGTGGTATGGAGATATAGAGAAGAACTATTCCGCCATCAGCAATACGCTTTACCCTATTGCATTGTCAGATGAAATAGGATCTGCCTGGCTTATTCAGACGGCGCTCTTGAAGGATGGAGTTGCTACTCATGCAAGAATCAGCGAAGTACCAGTAATACCGGATGGGCAAGAAATTGTTTCCTGTGAGGAGATCAAGGTAGACAGACTTGACTCATACTCCGATTTACTTGAAAAGGATTACTTGCTCAAGGTTGATGTTGACGGAAAAGATTTGGAAGTTCTTAAAGGAGCCTCTGGCTGCATCAGTAATGCCTCCGTTGTGATTGTGGAGGCACATTGGGCTGCATTGACGGCTAGGGGAAAGATTCTTGAGGAATACGGGTTTGAGCTGATTGATATTGTGGATCGAGTTATGTATGGACAAGTTTTGTGGCAGTGTGACTTGGTTTATCTAAGGAGCGATCTGATGAATGAAAAACTACGTCCTCCCATGTTTGATCCCGCCCACTGGCATCCTCTTCCATAG
- a CDS encoding basic helix-loop-helix domain-containing protein, which yields MVVGRLKTIKDLILNKLDQIQSKVEQFEQVSSAASENETALLRSSVFLVDAMQRQEKLNQDFQTTLLHQINTIHRQGMAQHELLSNAISQIRDMREQVSALQDRIDRLEKSSEKSHDMGRV from the coding sequence ATGGTAGTTGGTAGACTAAAAACGATTAAAGACCTAATTCTAAACAAATTAGATCAGATTCAATCGAAGGTTGAGCAGTTTGAGCAGGTTTCTTCTGCCGCCTCTGAAAATGAGACTGCCCTATTAAGGTCTTCAGTGTTTTTAGTAGACGCGATGCAGCGCCAGGAAAAGCTTAATCAAGATTTTCAAACAACGCTTTTACATCAGATCAATACAATTCACCGCCAAGGGATGGCTCAGCATGAGTTGCTGAGCAATGCCATATCTCAAATTCGTGATATGAGAGAGCAAGTTAGCGCCCTCCAAGATAGGATTGATCGGCTTGAGAAGAGTTCGGAAAAAAGTCATGACATGGGTAGGGTTTAA